In one Vulgatibacter incomptus genomic region, the following are encoded:
- the asd gene encoding archaetidylserine decarboxylase (Phosphatidylserine decarboxylase is synthesized as a single chain precursor. Generation of the pyruvoyl active site from a Ser is coupled to cleavage of a Gly-Ser bond between the larger (beta) and smaller (alpha chains). It is an integral membrane protein.), producing MRDAAFLAFVKLLPKKPLSRLVGTATRVDGLQGAHQAAIRTFCKQYDVAVDEAELPLEAYPSFGAFFTRKLKPGLRPIAPGERVPVSPVDGAVSQAGVAEAGRLIQAKGRDYSLAALLGDSEEAERFAGGAYATLYLSPRDYHRIHAPLDGTILGYRYVPGHLWPVNRPSVRGVPELFAVNERVIIWMDTPVGRVAVIAVGATCVGRIRLSFDDLVTNSGGPPSRVRYDLPRPIAKGAELGMFEMGSTVILVFEPGKVALDSSLVPDAPVRLGQAIGHSIG from the coding sequence ATGAGAGACGCCGCCTTCCTCGCCTTCGTCAAGTTGCTGCCCAAGAAGCCCCTTTCCCGCCTGGTCGGCACCGCCACGCGGGTGGATGGTCTCCAGGGGGCGCATCAGGCGGCGATCCGCACCTTCTGCAAGCAGTACGACGTCGCCGTCGACGAGGCCGAGCTCCCGCTCGAGGCCTATCCCTCCTTCGGCGCGTTCTTCACGCGAAAGCTCAAGCCCGGCCTTCGGCCCATCGCGCCGGGCGAGCGGGTCCCCGTCTCGCCGGTGGACGGCGCCGTCAGCCAGGCCGGCGTGGCGGAGGCGGGCCGCCTGATCCAGGCCAAGGGCCGCGACTATTCGCTTGCCGCGCTCCTGGGCGACTCCGAAGAGGCCGAGCGCTTCGCCGGAGGCGCGTACGCCACCCTCTACCTCTCCCCTCGCGACTACCACCGAATCCATGCGCCGCTGGACGGGACGATCCTGGGCTACCGCTACGTCCCCGGCCACCTCTGGCCGGTGAACCGACCTTCGGTGCGGGGCGTGCCCGAGCTCTTCGCGGTGAACGAGCGCGTGATCATCTGGATGGACACGCCCGTGGGACGCGTGGCGGTGATCGCGGTGGGCGCCACCTGCGTCGGCAGGATCCGCCTCAGCTTCGACGACCTGGTCACCAACTCCGGCGGGCCGCCTTCGCGGGTGCGCTACGATCTGCCGCGTCCGATCGCCAAGGGCGCGGAGCTCGGGATGTTCGAGATGGGCAGCACGGTGATCCTGGTCTTCGAGCCCGGCAAGGTTGCGCTGGATTCGTCGCTGGTCCCGGACGCTCCCGTCAGGCTCGGACAGGCGATCGGCCATTCGATCGGCTGA
- the miaA gene encoding tRNA (adenosine(37)-N6)-dimethylallyltransferase MiaA, with product MGSPGHPLAAIVGPTAGGKTALALELAARLPIEIVSCDSQAVYRSLDIGTAKPTAAERAQVPHHLIDVAEPWEDFSAARFVERADAAIAEIRSRGRIPLVVGGTGLYLRSLLHGIFDAPPKDEALRQALIRRAEEEGAATLHQELAEIDPEAAARMPPADLVRIVRALEVHRITGETISAHHARHALREARYRPLVWGLSPPRDLLYRRVEARAARMFEEGLVDEAVGLARDERVRPRLERIMGYREALAHAEGALSLEEAIERTRLEQRRYAKRQLTWFRAMPEVEWLPWPPDADALVKKLDSAA from the coding sequence ATGGGATCCCCGGGGCATCCACTCGCCGCCATCGTCGGACCGACGGCAGGCGGGAAGACGGCCCTGGCCCTCGAGCTCGCTGCGCGGCTGCCGATCGAGATCGTCTCCTGCGACTCGCAGGCGGTGTACCGCAGCCTCGACATCGGCACCGCCAAGCCGACGGCGGCGGAGCGCGCGCAGGTGCCCCACCACCTGATCGACGTGGCCGAGCCCTGGGAGGACTTCTCCGCCGCGCGGTTCGTGGAGCGCGCCGACGCCGCCATCGCCGAGATCCGATCGCGCGGGCGGATCCCCCTCGTGGTGGGGGGCACCGGCCTCTACCTGCGCTCGCTCCTCCATGGGATCTTCGATGCCCCGCCGAAGGACGAGGCCTTGCGGCAGGCCTTGATCCGGCGCGCGGAGGAGGAGGGGGCGGCGACCCTCCACCAGGAGCTCGCGGAGATCGATCCCGAGGCGGCAGCCCGGATGCCGCCGGCGGATCTCGTGCGGATCGTCCGCGCGCTGGAGGTCCATCGCATCACGGGCGAGACGATCAGCGCCCACCACGCGCGCCACGCCCTGCGCGAGGCTCGATATCGCCCGCTCGTGTGGGGCCTGTCTCCGCCGAGGGACCTCCTATACCGCCGGGTCGAGGCACGTGCCGCGCGGATGTTCGAGGAGGGGCTGGTCGACGAGGCGGTCGGGCTCGCCCGGGACGAGCGCGTCCGGCCGCGGCTCGAGAGGATCATGGGCTACCGCGAGGCCCTCGCCCACGCCGAAGGCGCGCTCTCTCTCGAGGAGGCGATCGAGCGCACCCGCCTCGAGCAGCGCCGCTACGCGAAGCGGCAGCTCACGTGGTTCCGGGCGATGCCCGAGGTGGAGTGGCTCCCCTGGCCGCCGGACGCGGACGCGCTCGTGAAGAAGCTCGACTCGGCGGCCTAG
- the hisS gene encoding histidine--tRNA ligase, translating into MKITSVKGMNDVLPTAEGEESPFNSRIWENVEGVVRETFRRFAFDRVRTPVVEEAQLFARSVGEATDIVGKEMYTFPDRSGKKVLALQPEGTAGAARAFVEHGLGMRDPVQRWWYLGPMFRHERQQRFRYRQFYQVGAESFGVAAPEADVEILAICNTILRELGLEGIELRLNSLGDAECRPAYLELLTAYLRKHADELCGDCRDRLERNPLRVLDCKNEGCRAVTTGAPASYDHLCAPCSEHFERVQAGAKALGIAYRLDSRLVRGLDYYTRTAFEFLASALGSGQQTAVCGGGRYDALVKMLGGPDTPATGFGMGVERICALLAQAKGIPAAHPALFVALGDEAARDRAMALATEARNAGLSAEIDLRGGKLARQLSRADKRGARFAVVLGTTELETGVARLKELATGQATEVALVNLVGELAARLARR; encoded by the coding sequence TTGAAGATCACGTCGGTCAAGGGAATGAACGACGTCCTCCCCACGGCGGAGGGCGAGGAGTCTCCCTTCAACAGCCGGATCTGGGAGAACGTCGAGGGCGTGGTGCGCGAGACGTTTCGGCGCTTCGCCTTCGACCGGGTCCGCACCCCGGTGGTAGAGGAGGCCCAGCTCTTCGCCCGGTCGGTTGGCGAGGCCACCGACATCGTGGGCAAGGAGATGTACACGTTTCCGGATCGCTCCGGGAAGAAGGTGCTGGCGCTCCAGCCGGAGGGCACTGCCGGCGCCGCCCGCGCGTTCGTCGAGCACGGCCTGGGCATGCGGGATCCCGTGCAGCGCTGGTGGTACCTCGGGCCGATGTTCCGCCACGAGCGGCAGCAGCGGTTCCGCTACCGGCAGTTCTACCAGGTCGGAGCGGAGTCCTTCGGCGTGGCGGCGCCCGAGGCGGACGTGGAGATCCTGGCGATCTGCAACACGATCCTCCGTGAGCTCGGCCTCGAGGGGATCGAGCTGCGCCTGAACAGCCTGGGTGACGCCGAATGCCGGCCCGCCTACCTGGAGCTGCTGACCGCCTACCTGCGGAAGCATGCGGACGAGCTCTGCGGAGACTGCCGGGATCGCCTCGAGCGGAACCCGCTCCGCGTCCTCGATTGCAAGAACGAGGGCTGCCGCGCCGTCACCACCGGAGCGCCCGCCTCGTACGACCACCTCTGCGCGCCTTGCTCCGAGCACTTCGAGCGCGTGCAGGCGGGCGCCAAGGCGCTCGGGATCGCCTATCGGCTCGATTCACGGTTGGTACGAGGTCTCGATTACTACACGCGGACCGCCTTCGAGTTCCTCGCGTCGGCCCTCGGCTCGGGCCAGCAGACCGCCGTCTGCGGCGGCGGCCGCTACGACGCCCTGGTCAAGATGCTCGGCGGCCCGGACACGCCCGCCACCGGCTTCGGCATGGGCGTCGAGCGAATCTGCGCGCTGCTCGCACAGGCCAAGGGGATCCCCGCGGCGCATCCTGCCCTCTTCGTGGCTCTCGGCGACGAGGCGGCCCGGGATCGGGCCATGGCCCTGGCCACCGAGGCGCGGAACGCGGGCCTCTCGGCCGAGATCGACCTGCGCGGTGGCAAGCTCGCCCGGCAGCTCTCGAGGGCGGACAAGAGGGGCGCGCGCTTCGCGGTGGTCCTCGGCACGACCGAGCTCGAGACCGGCGTCGCCAGGCTGAAGGAGCTCGCCACCGGCCAGGCGACGGAGGTCGCTCTCGTGAACCTGGTCGGGGAGCTCGCGGCGAGGCTCGCGCGACGCTGA
- a CDS encoding ATP-binding domain-containing protein, with product MTPALHPAIAEEEALLARVHAALVSRKSRRSNRVSSDELRELRDEAVEVRAEDASGLLHELALKQRLRNLPDRFRENEVSADSPYLGHLRIRDGNEVRDYLLGHATFIDDGIRLVDWRVAPVAQIFYRYREGDSFEESFPGRDVSGVVELRRVVVIHRGVLVQILGDDFALWRGPDGSWTSEDRAVFAMSPGGAGSAARPGMLGVGIGEREARTDVTALLDAEQFRAISTPPEEPLLVLGSAGSGKTTVALHRLARLTAKDPARYPVARSRVVVPEEGLARLSARLLQPIGGGPAQVRTMDSAFVALANHVFGKLPPLCMEPPALVSSLKRHPALYDALRKRLGGKRDEDGAPSLHREPEASNRKEAPSREARAEESGPAPAGPISLFALRRRLATLFTDRTFLGGVVAASGGTLPIPAIEDTVQHTMKQLAATLDRQLASITDDERKQAIDGRNLAEGTPDELAGSIDVEELPLLLAILAWRGALRLPEVSHLVLDEAEDFSLFDLEALAGLVRRTGRVTLAGDEAQQTHASFAGWERSLATLGVAGASTCRLPVSYRCPRPIAEVAREILGHLAPQAPARASRDGAPVGRFAFPDEAQAWLFLSGALRDLVEREPRASVAVIAHDAATARRFHGLVEEIASARLVADGRFTFEPGLDVTDVDCVKGLEFDYVVVPDATAAAWPETDDGRRRLHVAVTRASHQLWLVSPGTASARLP from the coding sequence ATGACGCCCGCCCTGCACCCCGCCATCGCCGAAGAGGAGGCCCTCCTCGCCCGCGTACACGCCGCCCTCGTCTCGCGAAAGTCCCGGCGCTCGAATCGGGTGTCGTCCGACGAGCTCCGGGAGCTCAGGGACGAGGCAGTGGAGGTACGGGCGGAGGACGCATCGGGCCTCCTCCACGAGCTGGCGCTGAAGCAGCGGCTGCGGAACCTGCCGGATCGCTTCCGCGAGAACGAGGTCTCGGCCGACTCGCCCTACCTCGGGCACCTGCGGATCCGCGACGGCAACGAGGTCCGCGACTACCTCCTCGGCCACGCCACCTTCATCGACGACGGGATCCGGCTGGTCGACTGGCGGGTCGCGCCGGTGGCGCAGATCTTCTACCGCTACCGGGAAGGGGACTCGTTCGAGGAGTCCTTTCCGGGCAGGGACGTGAGCGGCGTGGTGGAGCTTCGCCGGGTGGTCGTGATCCACCGGGGCGTGCTGGTGCAGATCCTCGGCGACGACTTTGCGCTCTGGCGAGGTCCCGATGGCAGCTGGACCTCCGAGGATCGCGCGGTCTTCGCCATGAGCCCCGGCGGCGCAGGGAGCGCCGCGAGGCCGGGGATGCTCGGCGTGGGAATCGGCGAGCGCGAGGCCCGCACCGACGTCACCGCCCTCCTCGACGCCGAGCAGTTCCGGGCGATCTCGACTCCGCCCGAAGAGCCCCTGCTGGTGCTGGGAAGCGCCGGGAGCGGCAAGACTACCGTGGCCCTCCACCGCCTCGCGCGGCTCACCGCGAAGGATCCGGCGCGCTACCCGGTCGCCCGCTCCCGCGTCGTGGTTCCCGAGGAAGGCCTCGCCCGGCTGTCGGCCAGACTCCTGCAGCCCATCGGCGGGGGCCCGGCCCAGGTCCGGACCATGGACTCGGCCTTCGTCGCCCTGGCCAACCACGTATTCGGCAAGCTCCCTCCGCTCTGCATGGAGCCCCCTGCCCTCGTCTCCAGCCTGAAGCGGCACCCGGCCCTCTACGATGCCCTCCGCAAGCGGCTCGGAGGGAAGCGCGACGAGGACGGGGCGCCGTCGCTCCACCGCGAGCCGGAGGCGAGCAATCGAAAAGAAGCGCCCTCGCGCGAAGCGCGAGCTGAAGAAAGCGGGCCCGCACCCGCGGGACCGATTTCTTTATTCGCGCTCCGGCGGAGGCTCGCCACCCTCTTCACCGATCGGACCTTCCTCGGCGGCGTCGTCGCCGCGAGCGGCGGCACGCTGCCAATCCCCGCCATCGAGGACACGGTCCAGCACACGATGAAGCAGCTCGCTGCCACCCTCGATCGGCAGCTCGCCTCGATCACCGACGACGAACGCAAGCAGGCCATCGACGGCAGGAACCTCGCCGAGGGGACCCCGGACGAGCTCGCGGGCTCCATCGACGTGGAGGAGCTCCCGCTGCTCCTCGCGATCCTCGCGTGGAGGGGAGCGCTCCGGCTGCCCGAGGTCTCGCACCTGGTGCTCGACGAAGCGGAGGACTTCTCCCTCTTCGACCTGGAGGCCCTCGCGGGCCTCGTCCGCCGCACCGGCCGCGTCACCCTCGCCGGCGACGAGGCCCAGCAGACCCACGCGAGCTTCGCCGGGTGGGAGCGCTCCCTCGCGACCCTCGGCGTCGCCGGCGCGTCCACCTGCCGCCTGCCCGTCTCCTACCGCTGCCCGAGGCCCATCGCCGAGGTCGCCCGAGAGATTCTGGGGCATCTCGCGCCGCAGGCGCCGGCACGCGCCTCCCGCGACGGGGCGCCGGTGGGACGCTTCGCCTTCCCCGACGAGGCGCAGGCGTGGCTCTTCCTCTCGGGCGCCCTGCGGGATCTCGTCGAGCGGGAGCCCCGCGCGTCGGTGGCGGTGATCGCCCACGACGCTGCCACGGCCCGGCGCTTCCACGGCCTCGTGGAGGAGATCGCCTCCGCCCGGCTCGTCGCCGACGGCAGGTTCACCTTCGAGCCAGGCCTCGACGTCACCGACGTCGACTGCGTGAAGGGCCTCGAGTTCGACTACGTGGTGGTGCCCGACGCGACCGCCGCGGCCTGGCCCGAGACGGACGACGGCCGGAGGCGCCTCCACGTCGCGGTCACCCGTGCGTCACACCAGCTCTGGCTGGTCTCGCCGGGGACGGCTTCGGCCCGCCTGCCCTGA